One Pelodiscus sinensis isolate JC-2024 chromosome 24, ASM4963464v1, whole genome shotgun sequence DNA segment encodes these proteins:
- the LAMTOR4 gene encoding ragulator complex protein LAMTOR4, whose amino-acid sequence MTTALTQGLERIPDQLGYLVICDGAVLASAGELENAEHMAGAISELVGTACGFRLQRSPDPPFKRLSVVFGEHSFLVTVSGQKIFVVKRQNHGREPVAV is encoded by the exons ATG ACGACGGCGCTGACCCAGGGGCTGGAGCGGATCCCTGACCAGCTGGGCTACCTGGTGATCTGCGATGGTGCCGTGCTAGCG TCAGCTGGTGAGCTAGAGAACGCTGAGCACATGGCGGGAGCGATCTCGGAGCTGGTGGGCACAGCCTGCGGGTTCCGGCTACAGcgcagccctgaccccccctttAAACGCCTCTCTG tgGTGTTTGGGGAACACTCCTTCCTGGTGACTGTCTCTGGCCAGAAGATCTTTGTGGTGAAGCGGCAGAACCATGGACGGGAGCCGGTTGCTGTCTga